The following proteins come from a genomic window of Theileria equi strain WA chromosome 2 map unlocalized gcontig_1105316255037, whole genome shotgun sequence:
- a CDS encoding conserved hypothetical protein (encoded by transcript BEWA_042190A) has protein sequence MKEDNGSIFYRFGSERSIWRELQLDNTSGVLISDLKIMIAQETSLMREFARKTNLLISLYDENRPDELLPLDDNVVVHNGSRLIINRVAWTPSKPIVHIAKSYIDNEVVEDKRKLKRLPISLICQLCHKPMNHPFLVKCSAKCGCSGCRECLQECLGEKLPDYSYDTDASPDVTEAYELEARKACPFCGHGFVSACLRNRKMEALLIGINVDDFEVPDNIQFYFISNLNLDPAIKYPSHFIINADIDLMNLIIEKTLIPVYGESLMDANVPKFVLSQNKNEPQENMDIDSTANNEQMDEPTENMDGTDAEMRVEDTVPKSENGTIRIKLENPDQDMTSTTPTKLETMDETVDMKSEGENDAADNSVTEDLHQESGTHKAENPNTPVEHKRTETFALLLNYQSGTTTVTVPGIIKFTDEFPDEEFLNTTGARTALRFEWVKRKEPPISVSIHKYSLFSLLGGKKYHNVKLNANSEVLWRYKGNKIIEVALQTNAFNSLIANVFGESAEGKDWLKMCFPNGPTPLYFSSKGDIVDDLESLKDDSVDLKNPYSGYMALLPFLSRSQFDQLRRIQRNAKEAFLMELTKNVILTTPPDKGRVIIERANKTIWNSHVNYDIENDSE, from the coding sequence ATGAAAGAAGATAACGGCTCAATATTCTACCGCTTCGGTAGTGAACGCAGTATATGGCGCGAATTGCAGCTTGATAATACTTCAGGGGTCCTTATATCGGATCTTAAGATCATGATAGCTCAAGAAACCAGTTTAATGCGTGAATTCGCTCGCAAAACTAATTTGTTAATATCGCTGTATGATGAGAATAGACCAGATGAGCTTCTTCCGTTGGATGATAATGTAGTCGTTCATAATGGATCTCGATTAATCATAAACAGGGTGGCATGGACACCCAGTAAACCAATAGTTCACATCGCAAAAAGCTATATAGACAATGAGGTTGTCGAGGATAAGCGTAAACTGAAACGCCTTCCCATTTCTCTCATTTGTCAACTCTGCCACAAACCAATGAACCAtccattcttggtaaaATGCTCCGCAAAGTGCGGGTGTAGTGGTTGTCGTGAATGCTTACAGGAATGCTTAGGTGAAAAGCTTCCAGATTATTCGTATGATACGGATGCTAGCCCAGACGTCACTGAAGCATATGAATTGGAGGCCAGGAAGGCCTGTCCATTTTGTGGACACGGATTTGTTAGCGCATGTTTGCGCAATCGCAAGATGGAAGCGCTATTAATTGGTATAAATGTGGATGATTTCGAAGTTCCGGATAATATCCAATTTTATTTCATCTCTAATCTGAATTTAGACCCGGCAATTAAATACCCCTCAcactttattataaatgcagATATTGATTTAATGAATCTTATTATTGAAAAAACATTGATTCCTGTTTATGGAGAAAGTCTAATGGATGCAAATGTTCCAAAATTTgttttatcgcaaaataaaaatgagcCACAGGAGAATATGGATATAGACTCAACAGCCAATAATGAGCAAATGGATGAACCGACTGAAAATATGGACGGTACTGATGCTGAAATGCGTGTAGAAGACACAGTTCCCAAATCCGAAAATGGTACAATAAGAATAAAATTGGAGAACCCGGATCAAGATATGACTTCAACTACTCCTACAAAATTAGAAACTATGGATGAGACCGTCGATATGAAATCTGAGGGTGAAAATGATGCTGCTGATAATTCCGTTACGGAAGATTTACATCAAGAATCTGGCACTCATAAAGCAGAAAATCCAAATACACCTGTGGAACATAAACGCACTGAAACATTTGCGCTTTTATTAAATTATCAAAGTGGAACAACTACAGTGACTGTCCCTGGAATTATAAAATTCACTGATGAATTTCCGGATGaggaatttttaaatacGACTGGAGCTCGTACCGCACTTAGGTTTGAGTGGGTAAAGCGAAAAGAACCCCCAATTTCTGTCTCTATACATAAATATTCTCTGTTCTCTCTGCTAGGTGGGAAAAAGTATCACAATGTAAAGTTAAACGCAAACTCTGAAGTTTTATGGAGGTACAAGGGTAACAAAATAATAGAAGTTGCTCTGCAAACGAATGCATTTAACAGCCTTATAGCAAACGTTTTTGGTGAATCCGCCGAAGGAAAAGACTGGCTGAAAATGTGCTTTCCAAATGGACCCACTCCTCTTTATTTTTCTTCAAAAGGAGATATTGTAGATGACTTGGAATCGCTAAAGGATGACTCTGTCGACTTAAAGAATCCTTATTCAGGGTATATGGCGTTACTTCCTTTCCTATCTAGGTCTCAATTTGATCAACTCAGACGGATACAAAGAAATGCGAAGGAGGCGTTCTTAATGGAACTCACAAAGAACGTAATACTGACTACTCCACCAGACAAGGGCAGAGTAATCATAGAGAGAGCAAATAAAACCATATGGAACTCTCATGTAAACTACGACATTGAGAATGATTCTGAATAA
- a CDS encoding conserved hypothetical protein (encoded by transcript BEWA_042180A), with amino-acid sequence MFVVRFKNLHSNADRSLLFRGIQRKYATPQRVAFTSLSRDVSGKIDVSYSNNYFLSLFSLHEREKLKEYQPIPWNHRQDPGSRAFIHTSRSFLDKAQKNNTDNVDSTKYSAKDSEFDAEKAEETSSNLESDKESTNNDASDKPKWIFSPFGIFGCAGLFFTGCGLSYLLDEGRSHSDPSAFYDKDEKLTMQNAFRKIKVAMQDYAVHILNPKNEPLLPDYKDLNYPPNLPTLVIDMDKVVAKIEYDRKNGWRVKKRPYADQFFRELVNYFEIVIWSDDSYPVATDIASRWGLPVIGCIHRNHCKKFKGNYIKDLSRLGRDLKRVILVDHDRVACMLQEKNAILIKEYNGDENDMELYYLINLLKTIAINPQDVTVQIKNLGGGLDYELGRRFSEQLAITQEKAKNRMNISKKFGFKHF; translated from the coding sequence atgtttgtagtaAGGTTTAAAAACCTGCATAGTAATGCTGATAGGTCTTTGCTTTTCCGAGGAATCCAGAGGAAATATGCCACTCCTCAAAGAGTGGCCTTTACTTCATTGTCGCGGGACGTCTCTGGGAAAATAGATGTATCTTACTCTAATAATTATTTTTTAAGCCTCTTTTCACTACACGAAAGGGAAAAGTTGAAGGAATATCAACCTATTCCCTGGAATCACCGCCAAGACCCCGGAAGTAGAGCATTTATCCATACAAGTCGCAGTTTTTTGGATAAGGCACAAAAAAACAATACTGATAATGTGGATTCCACAAAGTATTCAGCAAAAGATAGCGAATTTGATGCAGAAAAGGCTGAGGAAACATCTAGCAATCTAGAATCGGACAAAGAAAGTACAAATAATGACGCTAGTGATAAGCCTAAGTGGATATTTAGCccttttggaatcttcGGATGTGCAGGGCTCTTCTTCACAGGGTGCGGACTCTCCTACCTGTTAGATGAGGGACGTTCTCACAGTGATCCATCTGCATTCTATgacaaggatgaaaagcTAACCATGCAAAATGCTTTTAGGAAAATTAAAGTAGCAATGCAGGATTATGCAGTTCACATTCtaaatccaaagaatgaacCCCTGCTCCCGGACTATAAGGATCTAAACTATCCACCAAATTTGCCAACATTAGTAATAGACATGGATAAAGTGGTAGCTAAAATAGAATATGATCGTAAAAATGGATGGAGAGTGAAAAAAAGACCGTATGCGGATCAATTCTTTAGGGAACTTGTCAATTACTTTGAAATTGTGATTTGGTCCGATGACTCATATCCCGTGGCTACGGACATAGCTTCTCGTTGGGGACTTCCCGTTATAGGTTGCATTCACAGAAACCACTGTAAAAAGTTCAAGGGAAACTATATAAAGGATTTGTCAAGGCTTGGCAGGGATTTAAAAAGAGTTATATTGGTGGATCATGATAGAGTCGCATGCATGCTACAAGAAAAAAATGCAATATTGATAAAGGAATATAACGGTGACGAAAATGACATGGAACTTTACTACCTGATAAATCTCTTAAAGACAATCGCAATAAACCCACAAGATGTTACGGTGCAAATCAAAAACTTGGGTGGAGGACTTGACTACGAGCTCGGCAGGCGATTCTCCGAACAACTTGCAATTACACAagaaaaggcaaaaaaTAGGATGAATATCTCCAAGAAGTTTGGTTTTAAACACTTTTAA
- a CDS encoding conserved hypothetical protein (encoded by transcript BEWA_042160A) yields the protein MLYVKLLEKYLNNVNRHLLTCTRSFSKPRHRKKLSIYPNKSDIRGDVRKAPAKLLKGNLFTPESAGSRELSMLCYWIVNYGYADSSILTRYVECAINSVDKLNIKNLALILHSVSKYVYTYPTIQMNIRNKPSIDNVSEHKGGNLVNHDSGSIEKFVDASGSDMDTVIQGIHSDADMNKYSKKATKTSDELSDYNRLILKSMEFIEKMCRSLPRLLPRGSPKDLGMIALSVSNLYDVYLRDVDDSIKVIKSDGTSESLTDDKNIKYASANLEGKGNHAKDEPPYAKQLWKIVKNILRGLSEEILPKLSFCEVEELAALAKAFTKYPELDFCSYFMKELALETSTVLLEKCEQMNDLLRNVYIGDDLVKNLHKLPRELTTIVCSMKKLNIKEKIFYERALNTVNFLIMLKKMDKTITGSKPRYGNTDGYSITDGMDKYLPNSSEHFGYRESIESLRNTLDAKTLALLSTALVSYGSVTSILEHICETANDSDLQPLATSFAIAANSLEIDLAKELLSKIDASDISQINPEALPKFIRGLHKIPSLDDNYIENIKKLIVEGCNTDVMTSVYIHSDKFRMGKTEIVQLATKISSEVENMSLYTVIHLFYKITNVLSDSDSYEDNLLFKINSDTTNLSQNEVNGDLRYIYTSSVLILKGPVLSTLNKRYMEVPVEHMIPVLKYTIGYHGDAYTLILNLCKRLSKEVHLFPSTDILDIYHELKNKGFNSKRAFKGIAKNFRLECKDSTANKYRSLDKDQNDNLEVTNVKAPSDISIDAVVENPTEVHSISKHAVPISSTLHSGNDSDVKIIADAMKNVKDVKPLNLEYFRIDESEYEPTGMQFEFRTFHEDSAEQDEPKKKALWPKGVNSEDLQLEWKSHRLVK from the coding sequence ATGTTGTATGTGAAACTACTTGAAAAGTATCTAAATAATGTCAACAGGCATCTTCTCACCTGTACTAGGTCGTTTTCTAAGCCCAGACATAGGAAGAAGCTCTCAATATATCCAAACAAATCGGACATACGAGGAGATGTACGTAAAGCACCTGCAAAACTCTTAAAGGGGAACCTGTTTACCCCTGAATCTGCAGGGTCCAGGGAACTATCCATGTTATGTTACTGGATTGTGAACTATGGCTACGCAGACTCAAGTATACTAACAAGATATGTAGAATGTGCAATCAACTCTGTTGATAAACTTAATATAAAGAATTTGGCTCTTATACTCCACTCTGTGTCGAAGTATGTCTATACGTATCCTACGATACAGATGAATATACGGAATAAACCGTCCATAGACAATGTATCTGAGCATAAGGGTGGGAATCTTGTCAACCATGATAGTGGAAGTATAGAGAAATTTGTTGATGCATCTGGATCCGATATGGATACGGTAATACAAGGTATCCATTCCGACGCAGATATgaataaatattcaaaaaAGGCCACAAAAACGTCAGATGAATTGAGCGACTATAATCGTTTGATACTAAAAAGCATGGAATTTATAgaaaaaatgtgtagatcTCTACCCCGTTTGCTACCAAGAGGATCCCCAAAGGATTTGGGTATGATCGCGTTGTCTGTAAGCAATTTGTATGATGTTTATTTGAGAGATGTCGATGATTCTATAAAAGTTATTAAGAGTGATGGTACCTCAGAATCCTTAacagatgataaaaatataaaatatgcTTCCGCAAATCTTGAAGGAAAGGGCAATCACGCCAAAGATGAGCCACCCTATGCCAAACAATTATGGAAAATTGTTAAAAACATTCTAAGAGGCTTAAGCGAAGAGATACTTCCTAAACTTTCCTTTTGCgaagtggaagaattgGCTGCACTGGCAAAAGCATTCACAAAATACCCAGAACTAGATTTTTGCTCATACTTCATGAAGGAACTTGCACTGGAAACTTCCACTGTATTGCTCGAAAAATGTGAACAGATGAACGACCTTCTACGGAATGTATATATAGGGGACGATTTAGTGAAAAATCTCCACAAACTACCAAGGGAACTCACAACTATCGTTTGTTCTATGAAGAAGCTCAATATCAAggaaaaaatattttatgaACGTGCATTGAATACGGTAAATTTTCTAATTAtgctgaagaagatggatAAAACAATTACAGGTAGTAAGCCACGATATGGTAATACGGATGGATACTCAATAACTGATGGCATGGATAAGTATCTACCTAACTCATCTGAGCATTTTGGATATAGAGAATCAATAGAGTCCCTAAGAAACACGCTAGATGCAAAAACACTTGCATTGCTTTCAACTGCTTTAGTGAGCTATGGTAGTGTTACAAGTATACTAGAACATATCTGTGAAACAGCCAATGATTCTGACTTACAACCTCTTGCAACATCATTTGCAATTGCTGCTAATTCTCTAGAAATCGACCTTGCGAAAGAGCTTTTGAGCAAAATTGATGCATCAGATATATCTCAAATAAACCCGGAAGCACTGCCAAAATTTATACGGGGGCTGCATAAAATTCCATCGTTGGATGATAATTACATAGAAAATATTAAGAAGTTAATTGTAGAAGGCTGCAATACAGATGTTATGACATCTGTATATATTCACAGTGATAAATTTAGAATGGGAAAAACTGAAATCGTACAACTGGCTACAAAAATATCTAGCGAAGTGGAAAATATGTCCTTGTACACAGTGATTCATCTTTTTTATAAGATTACAAACGTACTATCCGATTCAGATTCTTATGAGGATAATCttctttttaaaataaattCTGATACAACAAATCTCTCACAAAATGAAGTTAATGGTGACCTACGATATATTTATACATCGTCGGTGCTCATTCTTAAAGGTCCCGTACTAAGCACTCTCAACAAAAGGTATATGGAAGTTCCTGTCGAGCACATGATTCCAGTATTAAAATACACAATTGGGTATCATGGGGATGCTTATACTCTTATTTTAAACTTATGTAAAAGGCTGTCAAAAGAGGTGCACTTATTTCCGAGCACGGACATTTTGGATATCTACCATGAACTAAAGAATAAGGGGTTCAATTCCAAAAGGGCGTTCAAAGGTATTGCCAAAAATTTTCGATTAGAATGCAAAGATTCTACCGCAAACAAATATCGATCTCTCGACAAAGACCAAAATGATAACTTGGAAGTTACGAATGTCAAGGCACCTTCAGATATATCCATTGATGCCGTAGTTGAAAACCCTACCGAAGTTCATTCTATCTCTAAACATGCTGTTCCTATTAGTTCAACTCTACACTCTGGAAATGATTCAGATGTTAAAATAATCGCAGATGCTATGAAAAACGTGAAAGATGTAAAACCGCTTAATCTTGAATATTTTAGAATCGATGAAAGTGAATATGAACCCACAGGAATGCAATTCGAATTCAGAACTTTTCATGAGGATTCTGCAGAACAAGACGAACCAAAGAAAAAGGCTCTGTGGCCAAAGGGTGTAAACTCAGAAGATTTGCAGTTAGAATGGAAATCTCATAGATTGGTAAAGTGA
- a CDS encoding conserved hypothetical protein (encoded by transcript BEWA_042210A): MSLRQIRKLRKELEKDSSEPESPPKVTITSRPPRFSFNMLNDDDSDETSSSESESSDVSNPSSDDIVSEDSVDSQPSEDSDWEKLLEGECEFAEEKGTLAGNTFDDKRHFLSSSIQDFRCKEIGGAPGNARFKKSLLKSNNRYWLCPGVSTRELMSLRALCLRQLRIDVDSTHERETFLLYLNDSYREVDEICHVAVNSQDFELFRRLLESHPFHLGILTRASSINTISNNHEEAFKHLYLGVRMIQTVLPSKFSLDHLNSSGLPNVWMPSKLEDNIVIYRLLLLYMISLERQGQWSVALAICKLLIAMDFPEDTCHGILHVDLYILNHEKDPNSIPRFIFNYCKQIEYTLPPLHLFLPNFAFSLPLQLFLHNTIDEEVPILEQERLLEIKKLLKKTLLLVEDATGVSFSPKTEFEEYLELLKDLGVYAPYLFLLRSLLTFPQFIVRMAEKHTSNLELRSIASQDFFSVWNDYEDSDFDSQLVRCYITKSGDLWTGKNGSFLCNTALLLVELLNDPDCKSALESFQALWSAYMDEVDLPEYLFQVSATEFDLSTYSLPMQLEIA; this comes from the exons ATGTCACTGAGACAAATCAGAAAGCTCCGAAAGGAGCTCGAAAAGGATTCCTCAGAGCCTGAATCTCCTCCAAAGGTAACAATTACGAGCAGACCGCCAAGATTTTCATTTAATATGCTAAATGATGATGATTCGGACGAAACATCTTCAAGTGAAAGCGAATCGTCAGATGTATCCAATCCATCAAGTGATGATATCGTTTCGGAGGATTCCGTGGATAGCCAG CCATCGGAAGATTCTGATTGGGAAAAGCTACTAGAAGGGGAATGCGAATTCGCGGAAGAAAAGGGAACATTGGCTGGTAATActtttgatgataaaagacactttttatcatcttcaatCCAGGATTTTCGTTGTAAGG AAATCGGTGGAGCTCCTGGGAATGCCCGCTTTAAAAAAAGTCTTTTGAAGTCAAACAATAGATATTGGCTATGCCCAGGTGTTTCTACAAGGGAATTAATGTCTTTGAGGGCCCTGTGTTTAAGACAACTGCGCATAGACGTTGACTCAACCCATGAACGGGaaacatttcttctttatttgAATGACTC ATACCGAGAAGTAGACGAAATATGCCACGTAGCTGTGAATTCTCAGGATTTTGAACTTTTTAGAAGGTTGCTGGAATCACATCCATTTCATTTGGGAATATTGACTAGAGCGAGTTCCATCAATACGATTTCT AATAATCATGAAGAAGCATTTAAACACCTATACTTGGGTGTGCGTATGATCCAAACCGTTTTGCCAAGCAAATTTTCCTTGGACCATTTGAATAGTTCTGGACTACCAAAC GTTTGGATGCCCTCAAAGCTTGAAGATAATATCGTAATATACAGGCTTTTACTGTTATACATGATATCCCTGGAGAGGCAGGGACAATGGTCTGTGGCTTTGGCAATCTGTAAGCTGCTAATTGCAATGGATTTTCCGGAAGACACATGTCATGGGATATTGCACGTTGATTTGTATATTCTAAACCATGAAAAGGATCCAAACTCAATTCCAAGATTCATTTTTAACTACTGCAAGCAAATAGAGTACACTTTACCGCCTCTCCATCTGtttttaccaaattttGCCTTTTCACTACCATTGCAATTGTTTTTACACAATACaatagatgaagaagtCCCAATCTTGGAACAGGAGAGGCTCTTGGAAATCAAAAAATTGTTGAAAAAGACATTGCTTCTTGTAGAAGATGCGACCGGAGTTTcattttctccaaaaacAGAGTTTGAGGAATATCTAGAACTTCTGAaagatttaggagtctatgcTCCATACCTTTTTTTGCTGAGAAGCTTGTTAACTTTCCCACAATTTATCGTAAGAATGGCTGAAAAACATACTTCTAACCTTGAACTACGCTCTATCGCATCGCAAGATTTTTTCTCCGTATGGAATGATTATGAAGACTCAGATTTCGATTCACAATTAGTTCGCTGCTACATCACAAAATCTGGAGATTTGTGGACAGGAAAGAATGGCTCTTTCTTATGCAATACAGCTCTCCTACTCGTTGAACTCCTAAACGATCCCGATTGTAAATCCGCGTTAGAATCATTTCAAGCTCTTTGGTCCGCCTACATGGATGAGGTGGATCTACCAGAATATCTTTTTCAGGTGTCTGCAACAGAGTTTGATCTTTCCACATACTCACTACCAATGCAACTTGAAATTGCTTAA
- a CDS encoding RNA pseudouridylate synthase, putative (encoded by transcript BEWA_042200A), whose translation MVCEVKESPYRFKDGYRIVPPYEYLYKSFVKERWMGKSVHKVLLSEFAALSEDYIQHACKNGKFKLYSKNGEELCKDSSVLDHILKPNEKLCHYAVVHEQLALDKPVRLIKNLEDYIVVSKPTSVPVYHTGTYHYNTLVEIMKYELPECENLRLYPIHRIDKLVSGVVVFAKSSNAASKFSQAIKELLVKKVYVARVCGDFRNINSNLVTLKDDYIISHGFMYALSKRDGKHEFTMECINSKCKPVETRFKFLSYNSDLDESLILCYPVTGRTHQIRAHLKHLGYSISNDQCYNNGRIVDSEEYFKSIPDVRWESDSEGNWCIPELSFTTTVPSVDTAQCGGIPFVDLTTTQDDGGFHVGLNREGNTSRKNPTGIFLHSFRYMWKDKFNVYDQFPSWTKEFDVSCDITSINLWDDYLYVLVPSLYVKICLTYHVN comes from the exons ATG GTATGTGAAGTAAAAGAGTCTCCTTATCGATTTAAAGACGGCTACAGGATAGTACCTCCATATGAATACCTTTACAAATCATTTGTAAAGGAAAGATGGATGGGCAAAAGCGTACACAAAGTATTGCTCAGCGAGTTTGCAGCTCTTTCTGAGGACTATATACAACACGCCTGCAAGAATGGGAAATTTAAATTGTATAgtaagaatggagaagaaTTATGTAAGGACTCCAGCGTGCTGGATCACATTCTCAAACCAAATGAAAAGTTGTGTCACTATGCAGTAGTTCATGAGCAGTTGGCTCTAGACAAACCTGTACGGTTAattaaaaatttggaggATTATATTGTGGTTTCCAAACCAACTAGTGTACCTGTCTATCACACCGGTACGTATCACTACAACACACTAGTAGAAATAATGAAGTATGAGCTTCCAGAATGTGAAAATTTGAGGCTTTATCCAATCCATCGCATTGATAAATTAGTTTCTGGAGTCGTTGTTTTTGCAAAAAGTAGCAATGCAGCTTCCAAGTTTTCGCAAGCTATTAAGGAGCTACTGGTAAAAAAGGTCTATGTCGCTCGAGTTTGCGGTGACTttagaaatataaattCCAATTTGGTGACTTTGAAAGATGATTATATCATCAGCCACGGTTTCATGTATGCGCTTTCAAAGAGAGATGGTAAACATGAATTTACTATGGAGTGTATAAATAGTAAATGCAAGCCCGTAGAAACTAGATTTAAATTTCTCTCATACAATTCAGATTTAGATGAATCGCTAATTCTCTGTTATCCAGTAACTGGTCGAACACATCAAATAAG AGCACACCTCAAACATCTGGGTTATTCAATCTCTAATGACCAGTGCTACAACAATGGAAGGATAGTAGATAGTGAAGAATATTTCAAGAGCATTCCGGATGTTCGTTGGGAATCGGATTCTGAGGGCAATTGGTGCATTCCGGAGTTATCTTTCACTACTACAGTTCCATCCGTAGACACTGCTCAATGTGGTGGAATTCCTTTCGTGGATCTAACCACAACTCAAGATGATGGAGGTTTTCACGTTGGTCTAAATCGTGAGGGTAACACTAGTAGGAAGAATCCAACTGGGATATTCCTACACTCCTTTAGGTACATGTGGAAGGACAAGTTCAATGTGTACGATCAGTTCCCTTCATGGACCAAGGAATTTGACGTTAGTTGCGATATAACTTCAATCAATTTATGGGATGATTACCTGTATGTGCTAGTTCCATCACTATACGTAAAAATATGCTTAACTTACCATGTAAATTAA
- a CDS encoding conserved hypothetical protein (encoded by transcript BEWA_042170A): protein MECKLRDISQEPKVFREEQLQKCVFGKNAFILDDSFNGTTIFVPWRLHKPIEELFQSYADSGVMHTDQFISLVDKASLFPTFQNKRKKEDIVNVILERTNKNDQGLLFEDFLFALHLLARYRASVLRLTVQSSFNHMLSSLINLNKEKETSEPSDTSTAGKVDSLPQSRNSSIDSTVRTENESQSQEEPAETQDAESVTDTITAKDPIEILRSKSKDHSSSAYKSLEIHLSELIKALNDSGVHAENRNLQERLNEEMELRRNAELDSMNRQRKLEEESLEVKKDLLSKESSIYSLERTVDNLKEELERLTAMKEESENKLNIIISDLEKKVGDLDNELERRKLEVKLKQEMQEKLILDSEDEVKLFSIFCVYRDELPVNGEFVVSENSCIAFCLDFGLGDSDSPRESHAEPKAKQAYDKVSGQSVNGHLTYILFKEFLMQLSLLFKPELTPREGFKFIV, encoded by the exons atggagtGTAAGTTGCGAGATATTTCACAGGAACCGAAGGTATTTCGGGAAGAACAGCTGcaaaaatgtgtttttggtaaaaatgCATTTATCCTGGATGATAGCTTCAATGGTACCACGATTTTTGTACCATGGAGACTTCATAAACCCATAGAAGAGCTTTTCCAGAGCTACGCAGACTCTGGTGTTATGCATACTGATCAGTTTATCAGCCTG GTGGACAAGGCTTCATTGTTCCCAACATTTCAGAATAAGCGCAAGAAGGAAGATATTGTAAATGTAATACTCGAAAGAACCAACAAAAATGACCAGGGACTAC TTTTTGAGGACTTTTTGTTTGCTTTGCATTTACTTGCTCGATACAGAGCATCTGTACTTCGTTTGACTGTGCAATCTTCATTCAATCACATGCTGTCTAGCCTCATCAATCTGAACAAGGAAAAAGAGACCTCTGAACCCTCGGATACAAGTACTGCTGGAAAGGTGGATTCTCTACCTCAATCTAGAAATTCGAGTATAGATTCTACTGTTAGAACAG AAAACGAATCCCAGTCACAAGAGGAACCAGCTGAAACTCAAGATGCGGAGTCCGTCACGGATACAATTACAGCAAAGGATCCTATTGAAATTTTGCGTTCTAAATCAAAAGATCATTCATCATCCGCATATAAATCTCTAGAGATTCACCTTTCTGAGCTTATAAAGGCACTTAACGACAGCGGAGTGCATGCAGAAAATCGCAACTTACAGGAGAGGTTAAATGAAGAAATGGAGCTTAGGAGGAACGCTGAATTGGATTCAATGAATAGGCAACGTAAGCTTGAAGAGGAGTCGTTAGAAGTTAAAAAGGATCTACTTTCAAAAGAATCATCTATATACAGTTTGGAGCGCACTGTAGACAACCTAAAGGAGGAATTAGAACGCTTAACAGCtatgaaggaagaatccGAAAACAAACTGAACATAATCATATCTGATTTGGAGAAGAAAGTTGGTGACTTAGATAACGAGCTGGAACGACGTAAATTGGAGGTGAAACTCAAGCAGGAAATGCAGGAGAAATTGATTTTGGATTCGGAAGATGAGGTTAAGctcttttccattttctgCGTATATAGAGATGAATTACCTGTTAATGGCGAATTTGTTGTATCTGAGAATAGTTGTATAGCATTTTGTCTCGACTTCGGCTTAGGTGATTCAGATTCACCGAGAGAATCACATGCGGAACCGAAAGCAAAACAAGCGTACGACAAGG TTTCTGGACAATCTGTAAATGGCCACTTAACCTATATATTATTCAAGGAATTTCTCATGCAGCTTTCTCTATTATTTAAACCAGAGTTAACCCCCAGGGAAGGATTTAAATTTATTGTCTAG